The window TGGGCGACGCGCGCGGCGTGGCGATCGTCGAGGACGCGGCGCAGGCCATCGGTGCGCGGCAGAAGACCGTCGGGGGCGATTGGATCACCACGGGCACGCTGGGCGACGCGTGCACCTTCTCGTTCTTCCCCACCAAGAACCTGGGTGCATTCGGCGATGCGGGGATGATGGTGACGAACGACGCGGGCGTGGCCGAGCGGCTCATGCGCCTGCGCGTGCACGGCGGCCGGCAGATGTACCACCACGAGGAGGTGGGCTTCAACTCGCGCCTCGACGCCCTCCAGGCCGCCGTGCTCTCCGCCAAGCTTCCGCACCTCCGCGCGTGGAGCGACGGCCGCCGCGCGAACGCAGCATACTACGACCAGGCGCTCGCCGGGCTGGAAGGCCTCGTCACGCCGCCGGTGCGGCCGGAGAACGAGACCATCGTCAACCAGTACACCCTGCGCGTCACCGACGGGCGGCGCGACGAACTGGGCGCCTTCCTGCGCGAGCGCGGCGTGGGCAGCTCGGTCTACTACCCGGTGCCGCTGCACCTCCAGGAGTGCTTCTCGTACCTGGGCTACCGCGAAGGGCAGTTCCCCGAGAGCGAGAAGGCGTCGCGCGAGGTCATCTCCATCCCCGTCTTCCCGGAGCTGACGCAGGCGCAGACGGCGTTCGTGGCCGACACCATCCGCGAGTTCTTCGGCGGGCCGGCCGTGACCGCGCGGCCGTAGCGGCCGTGTACGTAGTCGCGCACAACGGCGCCGCGATCTTCGGCGGGGGCGAGAAGGGCACGGCGCTGCTGCTCCAGGGCTTGCAGCGCCGCGGCCACCGCGTCCTGATGCTGTGCCGCGACCGCGAGATGGCGGCGCGCATCGCCGACCTGTGCGCCATCCCCACCGGCGTCGCCCCCATCGGCGGCGACGCCATGCTCCCGCACGCCTTGCGCTTCGCGGCGACCCTGCGGCGGCATCGTCCCGACGCGCTGATCCTGACGACGTTCAAGAAGGTCACGCTCGCGGGGATCGGCGCACGGCTGGCGGGCGTGCCGCGCGTGGTGCAGCGCATCGTGCTGTCGACCGACGTGCCCCGCGGTGCGCGCTACCGCTTCGCCATGCGGCGGCTGGTGGACGCGGTGACGCTCAACGCGGCGGCCATGCGCGAGCCGTTCCTGGCCCGCGCGCCGGGGCTGGATCCGTCGCGCGTGGTCACGCTGTACGACGGCGTCGCGGTCCCGGAG is drawn from Longimicrobiaceae bacterium and contains these coding sequences:
- a CDS encoding DegT/DnrJ/EryC1/StrS family aminotransferase; this translates as MNVPLLDLTLQYREIAAEMAAAMAPVVEEQRFILGPAVERFEREIEAYLGVKHAIGCASGTDALLLAVRPFGVDHGTGAEVVTSPFTFFATAGAIHNAGGRPVFADIQPDTFNLDPAAADEAVTERTRVVMPVHLFGQMADMAAFRALGDARGVAIVEDAAQAIGARQKTVGGDWITTGTLGDACTFSFFPTKNLGAFGDAGMMVTNDAGVAERLMRLRVHGGRQMYHHEEVGFNSRLDALQAAVLSAKLPHLRAWSDGRRANAAYYDQALAGLEGLVTPPVRPENETIVNQYTLRVTDGRRDELGAFLRERGVGSSVYYPVPLHLQECFSYLGYREGQFPESEKASREVISIPVFPELTQAQTAFVADTIREFFGGPAVTARP